One Aciduliprofundum boonei T469 genomic region harbors:
- a CDS encoding potassium channel family protein: MHLPDNLGKKGEYPEIGFKAFFGIFIKVIYVVRKIVITLFIFIIVMGILLAFLEGLSIWNGIYFAFVTALTLGYGDIVPHTGIGKFICAIVLPITGMLLTGIMVAAAIAAINRGLEEEMKK, translated from the coding sequence GTGCATTTGCCCGATAATCTTGGAAAGAAAGGAGAGTACCCAGAAATAGGATTCAAAGCATTCTTTGGCATATTTATTAAGGTTATTTATGTGGTCAGAAAAATAGTTATCACCCTGTTTATATTTATAATTGTTATGGGAATTCTCCTTGCTTTTTTAGAGGGCTTAAGTATTTGGAATGGTATATATTTTGCCTTCGTAACAGCGCTGACTCTTGGATACGGGGATATAGTTCCCCATACGGGAATTGGTAAGTTTATATGCGCAATAGTGCTTCCTATAACCGGCATGCTTCTGACAGGCATAATGGTGGCAGCGGCAATAGCTGCTATAAATCGCGGTTTGGAGGAAGAGATGAAAAAATAA
- a CDS encoding glycosyltransferase, giving the protein MFISIVITVRNEERHIANLLDSLVIQEKPFEIIIVDAHSQDKTREIVRKYMEDYDFIHLYEKGGSRGVGRNYGVEKASGEYIAFTDGDDIANPFWLSEIRKSFKDGADVVAGRTIYIGYGPWEKLERVELFYKGWDVTYPSCNLAYKKELFQRIGGFDPWFVTAEDIDLNMRAVDAGAKIVYNPRAIIYHRTRDSLYSFAKQAFWNGYGRKQLTLKHGKMWNRYKPQRMLNPAQLNFYGLLRLSFAMMGYLACKLYGDKR; this is encoded by the coding sequence GTGTTCATAAGCATTGTAATAACAGTGAGAAACGAGGAGAGGCATATAGCAAATTTACTTGATTCGCTTGTAATTCAGGAGAAGCCCTTTGAAATAATAATTGTAGATGCTCATAGTCAGGATAAAACCAGAGAGATTGTTAGGAAATATATGGAAGATTATGATTTTATTCATCTGTACGAAAAAGGGGGATCAAGGGGTGTAGGAAGAAACTATGGTGTTGAAAAAGCATCTGGAGAGTACATAGCTTTCACAGATGGGGATGACATCGCAAATCCATTCTGGCTTTCTGAGATTCGCAAAAGTTTCAAAGATGGTGCGGATGTTGTTGCTGGAAGAACGATCTACATAGGTTATGGACCATGGGAAAAACTTGAGAGGGTTGAGTTGTTTTACAAAGGATGGGATGTCACTTACCCAAGTTGCAATCTTGCCTATAAAAAAGAATTGTTTCAGCGCATAGGAGGTTTTGATCCTTGGTTTGTAACAGCGGAGGATATTGATTTAAATATGAGGGCTGTGGATGCAGGTGCTAAAATTGTATATAATCCGAGGGCAATAATATATCATAGAACCCGTGATTCTTTATACTCTTTCGCTAAGCAAGCATTCTGGAATGGATATGGCAGGAAGCAATTAACCTTAAAACATGGAAAGATGTGGAATAGATACAAGCCGCAGAGAATGCTCAATCCGGCACAATTAAATTTTTATGGGCTTTTAAGATTATCCTTTGCTATGATGGGCTATCTCGCCTGCAAATTGTATGGTGATAAGAGATGA
- a CDS encoding glycosyltransferase family 2 protein: MKVSVIIPTLNEEESIGHVLDKIPRDPKYEWEIMIVDGDSKDKTREIAENKGARVIIEKRKGYGRAYKTGFAAATGDIIVTLDGDDTYPAEKIPALVDYLLKNDLDFISCERFSKMQKGAMSATHKFGNWVLTITTRILFGVKIKDSQSGMWVFRKEILKDLNLTSDGMPFSEEIKIEAWRKFKCEEVPIEYRERKGEVKLNTWRDGLKNLKFLFKKRFKR, from the coding sequence ATGAAGGTAAGTGTGATCATTCCAACGCTCAACGAGGAAGAGAGCATAGGCCATGTTCTTGATAAAATTCCAAGAGATCCAAAGTATGAGTGGGAGATAATGATAGTGGATGGAGATTCTAAGGATAAAACTAGGGAGATAGCGGAAAATAAAGGAGCAAGGGTTATAATTGAAAAGCGTAAAGGGTATGGAAGAGCATATAAAACTGGATTTGCCGCTGCTACAGGGGATATTATTGTCACTTTGGACGGTGATGATACATATCCTGCAGAAAAAATACCCGCGCTTGTGGATTATCTGTTAAAAAATGATCTAGATTTCATCTCTTGCGAGAGGTTTTCAAAAATGCAAAAAGGGGCCATGAGTGCCACCCATAAATTTGGAAACTGGGTGCTTACTATAACAACTCGCATACTCTTTGGAGTTAAGATAAAGGACTCTCAGAGTGGGATGTGGGTTTTTAGGAAGGAGATTTTAAAGGACCTTAATTTGACATCCGATGGAATGCCTTTTAGTGAGGAAATAAAGATAGAGGCGTGGAGAAAATTTAAATGTGAGGAAGTGCCAATAGAGTATAGAGAGAGAAAGGGTGAAGTTAAATTAAATACATGGAGAGATGGATTAAAAAATCTCAAATTTTTATTTAAAAAGAGATTTAAAAGATGA
- a CDS encoding DNA polymerase sliding clamp: protein MRLKMDIKDLKEITNLLLTLVSEAKFEVNGDGLGVKAVDPAHVAMIVINVDRDAFLEFETEEEELGVDLDKVRDILKLASSGDIVEISKDGNKLTFLIGNLTRSMPLIDTSALSVPKVPNLVLPAKVVIPIKEFEHGIKAAESISDNITLRITPTEFEMYTQGDEDEARLNIPRDMLKELSCEEPVKSMYPVDYLVKLVKAMDSADYITIYMGTDYPIKLEFEITGGKGKAEYLLAPRIEGE, encoded by the coding sequence ATGCGACTGAAGATGGACATAAAGGATTTAAAAGAAATTACGAATCTTCTCTTAACCCTGGTTTCAGAGGCGAAATTTGAGGTTAATGGCGATGGACTTGGAGTAAAGGCAGTGGACCCTGCGCATGTGGCAATGATAGTTATAAATGTTGACAGAGATGCTTTTCTTGAATTTGAGACTGAGGAGGAAGAACTCGGGGTTGATTTGGACAAAGTAAGAGATATACTTAAACTAGCTTCCTCTGGAGATATCGTGGAAATTTCAAAGGATGGAAATAAATTGACTTTTCTAATAGGAAATCTAACGAGAAGTATGCCCTTAATTGATACCAGTGCTCTTAGCGTGCCAAAGGTACCCAACTTAGTACTTCCAGCAAAGGTTGTTATACCTATCAAAGAATTTGAGCATGGGATTAAAGCGGCAGAGAGTATATCTGATAATATTACTCTCAGAATCACGCCTACAGAATTTGAAATGTACACACAAGGAGATGAGGATGAGGCTCGTCTAAATATACCCCGTGACATGCTTAAAGAACTATCATGCGAGGAGCCAGTAAAGAGCATGTATCCAGTGGATTACCTAGTAAAACTCGTGAAGGCAATGGATTCCGCAGATTATATAACGATATATATGGGCACTGATTATCCCATTAAGCTCGAATTTGAAATAACCGGCGGAAAGGGTAAAGCAGAATATCTCTTAGCTCCAAGAATTGAGGGAGAATAA
- a CDS encoding Mrp/NBP35 family ATP-binding protein, with product MPVDKETLKKGEETRKRILEAKMVEKRIAEKMKNIKHKIMVLSGKGGVGKTTVAVNLAVTLALKGYKVGLLDADIHGPNVPKMLGVQDAKLTVSPEGLIIPVEPVPNLKAISLQMALPQDDSPIIWRGPLKHKAIQQLLDEVDWGKLDFLIIDMPPGTGDESLSVSQLIPDMDGVLIVATPQEVALLDATKAINFARQLQKKVVGIVENMAGEIFGQGGGKKAAEKYNVPFIGSIPMDARIVKCGDTGEPFVMKYPESEAAKAFENAVDKLLEVLGEK from the coding sequence ATGCCAGTTGATAAAGAAACTTTGAAAAAAGGTGAAGAGACCAGGAAAAGAATACTAGAGGCAAAAATGGTAGAGAAGAGAATTGCAGAGAAGATGAAAAATATCAAGCACAAAATTATGGTACTAAGCGGTAAAGGAGGTGTGGGTAAGACCACCGTGGCTGTAAATCTCGCAGTTACTCTAGCTTTAAAGGGTTATAAGGTTGGGCTTCTGGATGCTGATATTCACGGCCCAAATGTACCCAAGATGCTTGGTGTGCAGGATGCTAAACTCACTGTGAGCCCTGAAGGTCTGATTATTCCAGTTGAGCCCGTTCCAAATTTAAAAGCTATCTCTCTACAGATGGCTCTACCACAAGATGACTCTCCGATTATATGGCGTGGTCCATTAAAGCATAAGGCAATACAGCAACTTCTGGACGAGGTTGACTGGGGGAAACTTGATTTTCTCATAATTGATATGCCTCCAGGAACTGGAGATGAATCCCTCAGTGTGTCCCAATTGATTCCGGATATGGATGGTGTGCTCATAGTCGCTACTCCTCAAGAAGTCGCCCTTTTAGATGCAACAAAGGCCATAAATTTCGCCAGACAACTACAAAAGAAGGTTGTTGGAATTGTGGAAAACATGGCTGGTGAGATTTTCGGTCAAGGAGGAGGAAAGAAAGCTGCTGAAAAGTACAATGTGCCATTTATAGGTAGCATACCGATGGACGCTCGCATTGTAAAATGTGGGGACACTGGAGAGCCCTTTGTGATGAAATACCCAGAATCCGAGGCTGCTAAAGCCTTCGAAAATGCCGTAGATAAACTTCTTGAAGTTCTGGGAGAGAAATAA
- the thyX gene encoding FAD-dependent thymidylate synthase: MKTCGGSQCLNVELIAYSVPREGNVDKLIAESAAISHAPEFRTLNEKRVEHLVNLLKRLGHESVFEHACFTFRVEGISRVCSHQLVRHRLASYTQQSQRYVNLKAPKFIVPEAIYGSEFEDEFMEILERAAELYRKMVEGGIRKEDARFILPQGIETKIIITMNARELRHFISLRCDPSAQWEIRAMAKEMLKLAYEKAPILFGDLYNKYIEDKTDQ, from the coding sequence ATGAAAACTTGCGGGGGTTCCCAATGCCTCAATGTTGAACTTATTGCCTACTCGGTGCCAAGGGAGGGGAATGTAGATAAACTGATAGCGGAGAGCGCTGCCATATCCCACGCTCCAGAGTTCAGAACATTAAATGAAAAAAGAGTCGAGCATTTGGTCAATCTCTTGAAAAGATTGGGGCACGAAAGTGTTTTTGAGCATGCCTGTTTCACCTTCCGTGTTGAAGGAATCTCTCGTGTATGCTCTCACCAGCTTGTCAGACATAGATTGGCAAGCTATACACAGCAGAGCCAAAGGTATGTAAATTTGAAAGCTCCAAAATTCATTGTGCCAGAGGCAATTTACGGTAGTGAATTTGAAGATGAATTTATGGAAATTTTAGAGAGAGCGGCAGAGCTTTATCGCAAAATGGTAGAAGGAGGCATAAGAAAAGAAGATGCCAGATTCATTCTTCCCCAGGGAATAGAGACGAAGATAATCATAACAATGAATGCTAGGGAATTAAGACATTTCATATCCCTCCGGTGCGATCCAAGTGCCCAGTGGGAAATAAGGGCCATGGCTAAAGAGATGCTCAAATTAGCCTACGAGAAAGCTCCGATTTTATTTGGGGACCTGTACAATAAGTATATAGAGGACAAAACTGACCAGTAA
- a CDS encoding phospholipase D-like domain-containing protein, which yields MNTRAILVTAVILAFIAGFMSAELIVQHGNTGNKYTVVEASNIKVIPIEDREYYPVVIEKINNANVSIHIVMFEMKWYGNPDKDTHKVSALGRALVAAEKRGVDVKIILDDGKGYGFENPQMVEWAQNWKAYFESHHIQVKFDWSNQTTHDKLVIIDHKIVIVGSTNWSTSALDYNHEADAIIESKEVAQQYENYFNSLWNVY from the coding sequence ATGAATACCCGTGCAATTCTCGTTACAGCGGTTATACTTGCCTTCATTGCAGGTTTTATGTCCGCGGAGTTGATTGTTCAGCATGGTAATACTGGAAATAAGTACACAGTGGTGGAAGCATCAAATATTAAAGTCATTCCCATTGAAGATAGGGAGTACTATCCAGTGGTAATTGAGAAGATAAACAACGCCAATGTGAGTATTCATATAGTTATGTTCGAGATGAAATGGTACGGAAATCCAGATAAGGACACTCACAAAGTATCGGCGCTTGGCAGAGCTTTAGTGGCTGCCGAGAAAAGGGGTGTAGATGTAAAGATAATCCTGGATGATGGAAAGGGCTATGGATTTGAAAATCCTCAAATGGTTGAATGGGCTCAAAATTGGAAAGCATATTTTGAGAGCCATCATATTCAGGTAAAATTCGACTGGAGTAATCAAACTACTCATGATAAGTTGGTGATTATAGACCATAAAATAGTGATTGTTGGCTCTACCAATTGGAGCACCAGCGCTTTAGATTACAATCATGAGGCAGATGCAATAATAGAGAGCAAAGAAGTGGCACAACAGTACGAGAATTACTTTAACTCCCTATGGAATGTCTATTGA
- a CDS encoding DUF2139 domain-containing protein, translating to MSVDKIISHLHSYPPRYGPEWGSGGIFGLKYYKKMLYYTVAFDAEAHFIKDYDEQLYNFRMLGKAPASGGDTYNAVEAVDDFLYFGGWVHAPAIYKGGKISFKNKYSHVHEYNIEDDSLRLLWKDSIHHSTKWAGEVSDIIYDPYEDRLLIARQDGDEHLGVYAIDRDTGDEKKLTDSPSLKGDILHDSAFFTSGDSFSKGIQKVMCFDLIEKKWTEFPVNNIISMDGEDILVNSVGDVASIYNRFFVFTRGGILIGNPLSGENFRAARLFDFFTFQSPMRSNTLYINGGVLIAYNAHHDALYSVKTLEDKVKYTLTNAIVAPTLLIYIAPPMAKIVGAFGARITSMEIVGDKIVIGTSTSPNLGAGDAVPYDTGHRGFSILNINALQNPPPPVSITMPLALISLVMQKTEHYNFGGVPLDGYRNPKLIIYASKSNKLTIYEYDLSLPLTYSHSDSFPILPGKNVIDLSAFSGIVSFSLKNIDAVGKIRIVLE from the coding sequence ATGAGTGTTGATAAAATAATATCACACCTGCACTCATATCCGCCCAGATACGGGCCAGAGTGGGGGAGTGGGGGGATATTCGGATTAAAGTACTACAAAAAGATGCTATACTATACGGTTGCATTTGATGCAGAGGCTCATTTTATAAAAGATTATGATGAGCAGCTTTACAATTTCAGGATGCTTGGAAAAGCTCCTGCCTCAGGAGGAGATACATATAATGCTGTTGAAGCAGTAGATGATTTTCTTTATTTTGGTGGCTGGGTCCACGCACCGGCAATTTACAAAGGTGGTAAAATTAGCTTTAAAAACAAGTACTCCCATGTACACGAGTACAACATAGAAGATGATTCTCTCAGGCTTCTTTGGAAAGATTCCATTCATCATAGCACAAAATGGGCTGGAGAAGTTAGTGATATAATTTATGATCCCTATGAAGATAGGTTGCTCATAGCAAGACAGGATGGAGATGAGCATTTGGGTGTTTATGCTATTGATAGAGACACTGGAGATGAGAAAAAATTAACTGATTCTCCCTCATTAAAAGGAGATATTCTACATGACTCTGCTTTTTTCACCTCTGGCGATAGCTTTAGCAAAGGCATTCAAAAAGTTATGTGCTTTGATTTGATTGAGAAGAAATGGACCGAGTTTCCTGTGAATAACATAATCTCTATGGACGGAGAAGATATACTCGTTAATTCTGTAGGGGATGTTGCAAGCATTTACAATAGGTTCTTTGTATTTACCAGAGGAGGGATACTGATAGGAAACCCCCTTAGTGGAGAGAACTTCCGGGCAGCCAGACTGTTTGATTTCTTTACATTTCAATCTCCAATGCGCTCCAATACATTGTACATAAACGGAGGTGTGCTCATTGCTTACAATGCACACCATGATGCTTTGTATAGCGTCAAAACTTTGGAAGATAAAGTAAAATACACCTTGACAAATGCCATTGTTGCTCCGACTCTTTTAATATACATAGCTCCACCCATGGCGAAGATAGTTGGTGCTTTCGGTGCAAGAATAACTTCAATGGAGATCGTTGGAGATAAAATAGTCATCGGCACAAGTACCTCTCCAAACTTAGGCGCTGGAGACGCCGTGCCATACGATACTGGTCATAGAGGTTTCAGCATTTTAAATATAAATGCTTTGCAAAACCCTCCACCTCCTGTGAGTATCACCATGCCCCTTGCTTTGATATCCCTGGTAATGCAAAAAACAGAGCACTACAACTTTGGGGGAGTTCCTCTGGATGGCTACAGAAATCCAAAATTAATAATTTACGCATCTAAGAGTAACAAACTCACCATTTATGAGTACGATCTCTCTTTACCCTTAACCTACTCCCACTCTGATAGCTTTCCAATTCTACCAGGAAAGAATGTAATAGATTTATCCGCATTCTCAGGGATCGTTTCTTTTTCACTCAAAAATATTGATGCTGTTGGAAAGATAAGAATTGTATTGGAGTAA
- a CDS encoding C69 family dipeptidase: MCDILVATPKFTKNGNMLFAKNSDREPNEAQKIEYIPRKKHEENYVKMTYTNFPQVKETYAVVLSRPWWMWGAEMGTNEFGLAIGNTAVFTNQKKEKKGILGMDMIRLALERKRYAKDALNFIIEIIENYGQGGSGSYKHTFLYHNSFIIADPKDAYVLETAGKHWAAKKIENFYSISNALTLSDDWDFASDSIVTLSKRNNFNFAKYFSDKFYTHFAHGRERRAFTYKMLERGENEIDVPYMMKILRSHHTRNFEPLRSSMKSVCMHYGGNLTPSQTANSQISDLKSNTHWFTGESIPCLSIFKPFFFVSPFWLKDENPTNKYGKNFWWKGEFLHRKLQMNYSKYIEEFKKERDKIQNKILALAKIKDGKITKESFDLEIKFIEKWTKLVGEENSTPRYKRIWKKINMQAGMSI, encoded by the coding sequence ATGTGCGATATTTTAGTTGCAACTCCAAAATTCACAAAAAATGGAAATATGCTCTTTGCAAAAAATAGCGATAGGGAACCAAACGAAGCTCAAAAAATTGAGTATATCCCGAGGAAGAAGCATGAGGAAAACTACGTAAAAATGACTTATACAAACTTTCCACAAGTAAAAGAAACTTATGCTGTTGTACTTTCTAGACCTTGGTGGATGTGGGGTGCAGAAATGGGTACCAACGAATTTGGATTAGCCATAGGAAATACAGCTGTTTTTACAAATCAGAAAAAAGAGAAAAAAGGAATACTCGGAATGGATATGATTAGATTAGCTCTTGAAAGAAAGAGATATGCTAAAGATGCATTAAATTTCATAATTGAAATTATAGAGAACTACGGGCAAGGAGGCAGTGGAAGTTACAAGCACACATTTCTCTATCACAACTCTTTTATAATAGCAGACCCAAAAGATGCATATGTGCTAGAAACTGCAGGTAAGCATTGGGCTGCAAAGAAAATTGAGAATTTTTACAGCATATCTAATGCTCTCACATTAAGCGATGATTGGGATTTTGCTTCTGATTCTATAGTGACTCTCTCAAAAAGGAACAATTTTAACTTTGCAAAATACTTTTCTGATAAATTCTACACTCATTTTGCGCATGGGAGAGAAAGAAGAGCCTTCACTTATAAAATGCTAGAAAGAGGTGAGAATGAAATTGATGTTCCTTATATGATGAAAATACTGAGAAGTCACCATACCAGAAATTTTGAGCCTTTGCGTTCTTCTATGAAAAGCGTATGTATGCATTACGGAGGAAACCTCACACCATCACAAACCGCTAATTCTCAAATTTCTGATTTAAAATCTAACACACATTGGTTCACAGGAGAATCAATTCCATGTCTTAGCATATTCAAACCATTCTTTTTTGTATCTCCTTTTTGGCTTAAAGATGAAAATCCAACGAATAAATATGGCAAGAATTTTTGGTGGAAGGGTGAGTTTTTACACAGAAAACTTCAGATGAACTACTCAAAATACATAGAAGAATTTAAGAAAGAGAGAGACAAAATTCAAAATAAAATACTTGCTCTGGCAAAAATTAAGGACGGAAAAATTACAAAAGAGTCTTTTGATCTAGAAATAAAATTCATTGAAAAATGGACAAAACTCGTTGGTGAGGAAAATTCTACACCAAGATATAAAAGAATTTGGAAAAAGATTAATATGCAAGCTGGCATGTCAATTTAA
- a CDS encoding ROK family protein encodes MTLGIDVGGTKILAARIEKGKIWEKWKFKTKNDEVIKIIEEIIERSAERVVGIGVPCYLRNGVCINAPNISEFNGKDLRHYFKRTIIMNDCTAMAYGEYVLRNEKYNSLLLVSLGTGVGAGLVFKGVPYIGKGSAMELGHIKGFSNRQCACGKTGCFETVVGGRYVEVEERAKRAMEGDKEAIEFMKEYGRAIARGLSYAIQLLDPEIVVFGGGISNAYELFIEPVKEELYGLLSFIDVDDIIFEKAKSEDSGAFGAALIAERRLL; translated from the coding sequence ATGACTCTTGGGATTGATGTTGGGGGCACAAAAATTCTTGCAGCAAGAATTGAGAAAGGGAAAATTTGGGAGAAGTGGAAATTTAAAACAAAGAATGATGAAGTGATAAAAATTATTGAGGAAATAATTGAGAGGTCGGCAGAAAGAGTCGTGGGAATTGGCGTACCTTGCTACTTGAGGAATGGGGTATGCATTAATGCACCGAATATATCGGAATTTAATGGAAAGGATTTGAGACATTATTTTAAAAGAACCATAATCATGAACGATTGCACCGCCATGGCTTACGGGGAGTATGTTCTTAGAAATGAAAAATACAATTCTCTTCTTTTGGTATCTTTAGGTACGGGAGTGGGTGCGGGACTTGTTTTTAAAGGAGTTCCCTATATTGGTAAGGGAAGTGCCATGGAGCTTGGCCATATAAAGGGATTTTCCAATCGGCAATGTGCCTGTGGTAAAACAGGATGCTTTGAAACGGTAGTTGGAGGCAGGTATGTAGAAGTAGAGGAAAGGGCAAAAAGGGCGATGGAGGGGGATAAAGAAGCGATTGAATTTATGAAAGAATATGGGCGGGCAATAGCCAGAGGATTATCTTATGCCATTCAGTTATTGGATCCCGAAATTGTAGTTTTTGGAGGAGGTATATCAAACGCTTATGAACTATTTATTGAACCTGTGAAAGAAGAGTTATATGGGCTTTTAAGTTTTATAGATGTTGATGATATAATTTTTGAAAAGGCAAAGAGTGAAGATTCTGGAGCTTTTGGTGCTGCGCTTATAGCAGAGAGAAGATTGCTTTAA
- a CDS encoding glycoside hydrolase family 1 protein, with protein sequence MLKFPPNFIFGTATAGHQIEGDNVNSDWWHYENMGKLPYKSGKTCNHWNLYRQDIELMQSLGYNAYRFSIEWARIFPKEGKIDRKALQRYREIINLLNEKGIIPMVTLHHFTLPLWFLEKGGFAKEENLKHWEDYVKALKDILNLKLIATFNEPMVYVVAGYLSGEWPPFKKAPRIASRVAANILKAHAIAYEILHKEHKVGIVKNIPIFLSASRRNDDLKAARRADNMFNFDFLDAIWNGEYKGIIGKYEVPESDLDFIGVNYYTAYKVRHSYNPLKFFLDAKPAEMGERRTDMGWSVYPEGIYKAVEKMSRYKKPIYITENGIATGNDEWRISFIIRHLQYLYRAIKDGYNVKGYFYWSFMDNFEWDKGFAPRFGLVEINYENFQRKPRRSAYVYGEISKEKEIKDEILEKYGES encoded by the coding sequence ATGCTTAAATTTCCTCCAAATTTCATCTTTGGAACTGCAACAGCGGGGCATCAAATTGAAGGAGATAATGTAAATAGCGACTGGTGGCACTACGAAAATATGGGGAAATTACCTTACAAATCTGGCAAGACATGCAATCACTGGAACCTTTACAGGCAAGATATTGAGCTAATGCAATCCTTGGGCTATAATGCTTACAGGTTCTCTATAGAATGGGCTCGGATATTTCCTAAGGAGGGTAAGATTGATAGGAAAGCTCTGCAAAGGTACAGAGAAATCATAAATTTGCTGAACGAAAAAGGAATAATCCCCATGGTAACTTTACATCATTTCACCCTGCCCCTTTGGTTTTTAGAAAAGGGTGGATTTGCAAAGGAAGAGAATTTGAAGCATTGGGAGGATTATGTTAAAGCATTGAAAGATATTCTAAATTTAAAATTAATCGCTACTTTCAATGAGCCTATGGTGTATGTTGTTGCTGGATACCTAAGTGGAGAATGGCCCCCGTTCAAGAAAGCCCCGAGGATTGCGAGCAGGGTTGCAGCCAATATTTTAAAAGCCCATGCCATTGCCTATGAAATTTTGCATAAAGAGCACAAGGTTGGGATAGTGAAGAACATACCAATTTTCTTATCTGCAAGTAGGAGAAATGATGATCTAAAGGCGGCCAGGAGGGCAGATAATATGTTCAATTTTGATTTCTTAGATGCAATATGGAATGGAGAATACAAAGGAATAATTGGAAAATACGAAGTGCCTGAGAGTGATTTGGATTTCATAGGTGTGAACTACTATACAGCTTATAAAGTGAGACACAGTTACAATCCTTTAAAATTCTTCTTGGATGCCAAGCCAGCAGAGATGGGAGAAAGGAGAACGGATATGGGATGGAGCGTATATCCTGAGGGGATATATAAAGCAGTGGAAAAAATGTCGAGGTACAAAAAGCCGATTTACATAACTGAGAATGGAATAGCCACAGGGAATGATGAGTGGCGCATTTCGTTTATAATCAGACATCTGCAGTACTTGTATAGGGCTATTAAGGATGGGTACAATGTGAAGGGTTATTTTTACTGGTCTTTTATGGATAATTTTGAATGGGACAAGGGATTTGCTCCAAGATTTGGATTAGTGGAAATAAATTACGAGAATTTTCAAAGAAAGCCCAGAAGAAGCGCCTATGTTTATGGGGAGATAAGTAAAGAAAAGGAGATAAAAGATGAGATTTTAGAAAAATATGGAGAGAGCTAA